From Micromonospora carbonacea:
CGGCCACCGCGCGCAGCCAGCCGGGGAAGGTCTCCGCGAGCAGCAGCGACCCGAAGCCGCCCATCGACCAGCCCCAGGCGGCGACCCGGGCGACGTCGAAGCCGCGCTCGGCGCACCAGGCCGGCACCTCCTCGCGCACCATCCGCTGTGGATCGTCGGCCCCCGACGGGCGCCAGGAGAGCCGGCCGCCGGTCGCCCCGGCGAGGACGAACGGCGGCGCGCCGCCGCGCACGGCGTCGGTGAGGAACCGGGCGAGACCGAAGCGCGCGTAGTCGCGCGGGGTGGCCGACGCGCCGTGCAACACCAGGCAGACCGGCAGCCCCCGCCCGTCGCCGTGGCCGGCGGGCACGGCCGTCCAGAAGTCGACGGTACGGCCCCGGGCCGCCGACTCCCGCCGGAGCAGCCGCTCGTCGCCGGCCGGGGCGTCCGGCAGCGCGGGGGCCGGCCCCGGGCGGGGGCGGATCAGCTCCCGGGCCGCCACGGCACCGCCCACGGCGAGCACCGCCGCGCCGGACGCGGCCACCAGCACCCCGCGCCGACTCAGTCGTGCCACCACCGGCACAGTCTCCCAGCCCCGCCCCGCAGCGGCTGCCCCGCGCCCGGCGCGGGTGGGGGCCGGCGGTGAGCGGGGTGCCCCGCTCTACCGGATGCGTTAACAGGGGGCCCTTCCTTGCGCCAGGTCAGCCGTCGCGCTTCGTGGTCCAGCGGAAGGTGGTCAGGCACAGGACCAGGCCGATCACGCACCACAGCCCCAGCACGAGGGCGACCCGGCCCAGCTCGAACGAGCCGCCCGGCTCCTGCGCGCCGAAGCCGTCGGGCAGGAAGACCGAGCGCAGGCCCTGGCACATCCACTTCAGCGGGAACAGCGCCGCCACCTGCTGCATCCAGGAGGGCAGGTTGGTGAAGACGAAGAAGACGCCGGAGATGAACTGGAGGACGAGGGCGACCGGGGTGACCACGGCCGAGCCGCTGCGCGCCGTGCGGGCCAGCGACGAGATCGCGATGCCGCACAGCGTGCACGCGGTGACCCCGAGGACGGAGACCCAGCCGAAGGTGAGCCACCTGCCGGCCGTGCCGGGCAGTTCCAGGTCGAACAGGGCGACCGAGACGGCGAGCAGCAGGGCGGTCTCGGCGACGCCGACCGCCACCACCATGATCACCTTGCCGGCGAACCACACCCACTTCGGCATCGGCGTGCCCCGGTAGCGCTTCAGCACCCCCCGGTCCCGCTCGATCGGGATCCAGATGCCCAGGTTCTGGAAGCTGACCGTCATCAGGCCGGTCGCGATCATGCCGGTGATGAAGTACTGCGTGTAGCTCACCCCGGGGGCGATCTCGTCGCTGAAGATGGCCGCGAAGATCAGGATCATGATGATCGGGAAGCCCATCGTGAACACGACGGACTCCCGGCTGCGCAGGAACTGGGTGATCTCCAGCCGGCCCTGGCGCAGGGCGAGCGTGCCCGCGCCCGGCCGGCGGGCGGGCGCGGCGGCGGTGGCCGGGGCCGCCGGCTTCGTCGTGGTCGTCATCGGTGTCCGATCATGGTCAGGTAGACGTCTTCCAGGGTCGGCCGGGTCACCGTGAGGCCGGGGACCTCACCGCCGTAGCGCGCGGCCAGCTCGGCGACCAGGGCCGTCGGCGTCGCGCTCTCCGCGCTCTCCGGCACCCCGTCGGGGGTACGCCAGGAGACCGTCGCCAGGGACTCCTGGCGGTTGCCTAGCAGCTTCGGCGGGGCCACCTCGATCACCCGTCCGGCGGCGATCACC
This genomic window contains:
- a CDS encoding alpha/beta hydrolase-fold protein, whose amino-acid sequence is MVARLSRRGVLVAASGAAVLAVGGAVAARELIRPRPGPAPALPDAPAGDERLLRRESAARGRTVDFWTAVPAGHGDGRGLPVCLVLHGASATPRDYARFGLARFLTDAVRGGAPPFVLAGATGGRLSWRPSGADDPQRMVREEVPAWCAERGFDVARVAAWGWSMGGFGSLLLAETFPGWLRAVAAFSPAVHAGDAVFTGAARLRGTPVGLWCGRQDGLLDDVQALARALPEPPVREGYADGRHDFTYWGRVVPDAFALLGAALARP
- a CDS encoding ABC transporter permease, which produces MTTTTKPAAPATAAAPARRPGAGTLALRQGRLEITQFLRSRESVVFTMGFPIIMILIFAAIFSDEIAPGVSYTQYFITGMIATGLMTVSFQNLGIWIPIERDRGVLKRYRGTPMPKWVWFAGKVIMVVAVGVAETALLLAVSVALFDLELPGTAGRWLTFGWVSVLGVTACTLCGIAISSLARTARSGSAVVTPVALVLQFISGVFFVFTNLPSWMQQVAALFPLKWMCQGLRSVFLPDGFGAQEPGGSFELGRVALVLGLWCVIGLVLCLTTFRWTTKRDG